In Spirosoma pollinicola, the genomic window TCTGGCGGTTGATATTCAGCCCGAGATGATCGATTACTTAAACGAAGGAAAAGCCAACCGAAAAATAATTAACGTAGAGCCTGTACTCGGTACAGAGTCTGACCCGAAATTAACGGCTAATAGTATTGATCTGGCCATTCTGATCGACGCCTATCACGAGTTTTCGTATCCACGCGAAATGATGTCCCACATCGCATCGGCCTTAAAACCGGGCGGGCGCATCGTACTAGTCGAATACCGCGCCGAAGACCCTAATGTTCAGATTAAAGAACTTCACAAATTGAGCGTACCGCAGGCAACCAAAGAGATGAAGGCGATAGGCTTGAAACTATTAAAAAACGACGACCGGCTACCTCAACAGCACATTATGTTTTTTGGAAAGTAATCCCATGAATTTACACCTCCAATGCCTTTTCCCGTATGGCTAATTTACTCTTTCTGAATCCGTATGAAAAGTAAATAACCAAACCAATTACTAACCAGATTCCGAAAATCTTCCAGTTGCTGGCTCCTAATTCGGTCATAAGATAGAGGTTGGTTAGCACACCGATGACGGGCAACAACGAGAAATTGTAACGAAATCCCTGCACTGCCATAAACGCCCAAACAGCCCAGAAAACGACTAATAAAGGCTTGCTTTCTACAGTTTGCAGCAGTCCGTCTTTTGTCAGTGCATAAGCCAGTACAGCCAGCAATACCAGGCCAATGATGTATTTTCCATTTACATAAGGCACCTTGAATTTCGATTGTGCCGTGAGCCCTTTGGCGTCCAGAAACAAAATACCGGCACACACAAGAATAAAGGCAAAGAAGGTTCCAACGCTGGTAAGATCCACAAAGAACTTAAGATCCATGAACAGCGACGGAATAGCCACCAGAAAACCCGTGACGATGGTAGCGAACGAGGGCGTTTTGTAGGTAGGATGAATCTTCGAAAAACGCTTCCATAGAAGACCGTCGCGGCTCATGGTCATCCAGATGCGCGGCTGGCCAAGTTGATACACCAAAAGCGCACTGGTAATAGCAACAACGGCACTTACCGAAATCACACCCGCGACAAAATCGAGGTTCACTTTTTGGAAAACATAAGCTAGTGGATCACTCACGCCCAACTCTTTATAGTTAACCATTCCTGTCAATACGAGTGTAATCAACACATATAAAACCGTACAGATACCCAGGCAGTAAAGCATAGCGCGGGGAAGGTCGCGCTGGGGGTTTTTGCATTCTTCGGCAGTAGTTGAAATCGAGTCGAAGCCGATAAAGGCGAAAAACACCGAAGCCACCCCACTCAACACGCCAGAAATACCATTCGGTGCAAATGGCGACCAGTTAGCGGGTTTTACGTAAAAGGCCCCCACGCCAATGACCAGAGCAATGACCGCCAGTTTAAGAACAACAAGAATGTTGCTCGCTGTGCGCGATTCCTTGATGCCAATATATACCAGCGCTGTAATAAGCACGGTTATGGCCCCGGCAGGCAGATTTGCAATAAGATGGA contains:
- a CDS encoding amino acid permease → MSLLRKKTVTQILSDAAEGESSTLVKTLGVRDLTSFGIAAIIGAGIFSTIGLASYNGGPAVSLLFVFTAIACVFTALSYAQFASTVPVSGSAYTYAYVAFGEIFAWIIGWALILEYAVSNMVVAISWSEYFTSMLSGFGITFPKYFATDYGSASRAFTLVEQTRLAGTSLDTLPENTRLLADAYANAPVVGNLHLIANLPAGAITVLITALVYIGIKESRTASNILVVLKLAVIALVIGVGAFYVKPANWSPFAPNGISGVLSGVASVFFAFIGFDSISTTAEECKNPQRDLPRAMLYCLGICTVLYVLITLVLTGMVNYKELGVSDPLAYVFQKVNLDFVAGVISVSAVVAITSALLVYQLGQPRIWMTMSRDGLLWKRFSKIHPTYKTPSFATIVTGFLVAIPSLFMDLKFFVDLTSVGTFFAFILVCAGILFLDAKGLTAQSKFKVPYVNGKYIIGLVLLAVLAYALTKDGLLQTVESKPLLVVFWAVWAFMAVQGFRYNFSLLPVIGVLTNLYLMTELGASNWKIFGIWLVIGLVIYFSYGFRKSKLAIREKALEV
- a CDS encoding class I SAM-dependent methyltransferase; the encoded protein is MHRIPILLFTLLFSCCRGASQQQPATVQTDSVPAYRLDRASRDGIGKFYQGREIAQVMGHLGASWLERPGREQEERTDLLLKALALKPTYVVADIGAGTGYFTFLMAPKVSKGKVLAVDIQPEMIDYLNEGKANRKIINVEPVLGTESDPKLTANSIDLAILIDAYHEFSYPREMMSHIASALKPGGRIVLVEYRAEDPNVQIKELHKLSVPQATKEMKAIGLKLLKNDDRLPQQHIMFFGK